From a region of the Sesamum indicum cultivar Zhongzhi No. 13 linkage group LG3, S_indicum_v1.0, whole genome shotgun sequence genome:
- the LOC105156810 gene encoding S-adenosylmethionine synthase 2 isoform X1, producing the protein MRLQEMETFLFTSESVNEGHPDKLCDQVSDAVLDACLAQDPESKVACETCTKTNMVMVFGEITTKANVDYEKIVRDTCRAIGFVSDDVGLDADNCKVLVNIEQQSPDIAQGVHGHLTKRPEEIGAGDQGHMFGYATDETPELMPLSHVLATKLGSRLTEVRKNGTCPWLRPDGKTQVTVEYYNDNGAMVPIRVHTVLISTQHDETVTNDEIAADLKEHVIKPVIPEKYLDEKTIFHLNPSGRFVIGGPHGDAGLTGRKIIIDTYGGWGAHGGGAFSGKDPTKVDRSGAYIVRQAAKSIVAAGLARRCIVQVSYAIGVPEPLSVFVDTYGTGKIPDKEILKIVKENFDFRPGMISINLDLKRGSGNRFLKTAAYGHFGRDDPDFTWEVVKPLKWDKNQA; encoded by the exons ATGCG GCTGCAAGAGATGGAGACTTTCTTGTTCACGTCAGAGTCGGTGAATGAAGGACACCCCGACAAGCTCTGCGACCAGGTGTCTGATGCAGTTCTTGATGCATGCCTTGCCCAGGATCCTGAGAGCAAGGTCGCTTGTGAGACCTGCACCAAGACCAATATGGTCATGGTCTTTGGTGAGATTACCACCAAGGCCAATGTAGACTATGAGAAAATAGTTCGTGACACTTGCCGTGCTATAGGATTTGTCTCTGATGATGTGGGCTTGGATGCTGATAATTGCAAGGTTCTTGTTAACATTGAGCAACAAAGCCCTGATATTGCCCAGGGTGTCCATGGCCATCTCACCAAGCGACCTGAGGAGATTGGTGCTGGCGACCAGGGCCACATGTTTGGGTATGCCACTGATGAGACCCCTGAATTAATGCCTCTTAGCCATGTCCTTGCAACGAAACTTGGTTCTCGTCTTACTGAGGTTCGCAAGAATGGTACTTGCCCGTGGCTGAGGCCTGATGGTAAAACCCAAGTGACAGTTGAGTACTACAATGATAACGGTGCCATGGTTCCCATCCGTGTTCACACTGTTTTGATCTCAACACAGCATGATGAGACCGTAACCAATGATGAGATTGCTGCTGATCTGAAGGAGCATGTCATCAAGCCTGTCATTCCTGAAAAGTACCTTGACGAGAAGACCATATTCCACCTGAATCCTTCCGGCCGTTTTGTCATTGGTGGCCCTCATGGCGATGCTGGTCTTACTGGTCGCAAGATCATCATCGACACTTATGGTGGATGGGGAGCTCATGGAGGTGGAGCTTTCTCAGGGAAAGACCCGACCAAGGTGGACAGGAGTGGTGCCTACATTGTTAGGCAAGCTGCAAAGAGCATTGTTGCTGCAGGACTGGCTAGGAGGTGCATTGTGCAAGTTTCCTACGCCATTGGTGTGCCTGAGCCCTTGTCCGTCTTTGTAGACACATATGGAACTGGAAAAATCCCCGACAAGGAAATTCTCAAGATTGTCAAGGAAAACTTTGATTTCAGGCCTGGTATGATTTCTATCAACCTGGACCTTAAGAGGGGTTCTGGTAACAGGTTCTTGAAGACTGCTGCATATGGACATTTCGGTAGAGATGACCCTGATTTTACCTGGGAAGTTGTGAAGCCTCTCAAATGGGACAAGAATCAAGCTTAA
- the LOC105156810 gene encoding S-adenosylmethionine synthase 2 isoform X2, translated as METFLFTSESVNEGHPDKLCDQVSDAVLDACLAQDPESKVACETCTKTNMVMVFGEITTKANVDYEKIVRDTCRAIGFVSDDVGLDADNCKVLVNIEQQSPDIAQGVHGHLTKRPEEIGAGDQGHMFGYATDETPELMPLSHVLATKLGSRLTEVRKNGTCPWLRPDGKTQVTVEYYNDNGAMVPIRVHTVLISTQHDETVTNDEIAADLKEHVIKPVIPEKYLDEKTIFHLNPSGRFVIGGPHGDAGLTGRKIIIDTYGGWGAHGGGAFSGKDPTKVDRSGAYIVRQAAKSIVAAGLARRCIVQVSYAIGVPEPLSVFVDTYGTGKIPDKEILKIVKENFDFRPGMISINLDLKRGSGNRFLKTAAYGHFGRDDPDFTWEVVKPLKWDKNQA; from the coding sequence ATGGAGACTTTCTTGTTCACGTCAGAGTCGGTGAATGAAGGACACCCCGACAAGCTCTGCGACCAGGTGTCTGATGCAGTTCTTGATGCATGCCTTGCCCAGGATCCTGAGAGCAAGGTCGCTTGTGAGACCTGCACCAAGACCAATATGGTCATGGTCTTTGGTGAGATTACCACCAAGGCCAATGTAGACTATGAGAAAATAGTTCGTGACACTTGCCGTGCTATAGGATTTGTCTCTGATGATGTGGGCTTGGATGCTGATAATTGCAAGGTTCTTGTTAACATTGAGCAACAAAGCCCTGATATTGCCCAGGGTGTCCATGGCCATCTCACCAAGCGACCTGAGGAGATTGGTGCTGGCGACCAGGGCCACATGTTTGGGTATGCCACTGATGAGACCCCTGAATTAATGCCTCTTAGCCATGTCCTTGCAACGAAACTTGGTTCTCGTCTTACTGAGGTTCGCAAGAATGGTACTTGCCCGTGGCTGAGGCCTGATGGTAAAACCCAAGTGACAGTTGAGTACTACAATGATAACGGTGCCATGGTTCCCATCCGTGTTCACACTGTTTTGATCTCAACACAGCATGATGAGACCGTAACCAATGATGAGATTGCTGCTGATCTGAAGGAGCATGTCATCAAGCCTGTCATTCCTGAAAAGTACCTTGACGAGAAGACCATATTCCACCTGAATCCTTCCGGCCGTTTTGTCATTGGTGGCCCTCATGGCGATGCTGGTCTTACTGGTCGCAAGATCATCATCGACACTTATGGTGGATGGGGAGCTCATGGAGGTGGAGCTTTCTCAGGGAAAGACCCGACCAAGGTGGACAGGAGTGGTGCCTACATTGTTAGGCAAGCTGCAAAGAGCATTGTTGCTGCAGGACTGGCTAGGAGGTGCATTGTGCAAGTTTCCTACGCCATTGGTGTGCCTGAGCCCTTGTCCGTCTTTGTAGACACATATGGAACTGGAAAAATCCCCGACAAGGAAATTCTCAAGATTGTCAAGGAAAACTTTGATTTCAGGCCTGGTATGATTTCTATCAACCTGGACCTTAAGAGGGGTTCTGGTAACAGGTTCTTGAAGACTGCTGCATATGGACATTTCGGTAGAGATGACCCTGATTTTACCTGGGAAGTTGTGAAGCCTCTCAAATGGGACAAGAATCAAGCTTAA